The nucleotide sequence CAATAATATCCCTTTGTCAGAGGATATATTATATTTTTTCTTGAATATCTCTGGATTGGCAAGCTCGCTTAAGGCATTAATTATATTATTAAGCATTTCTCTATCATCGATCTTATAACCCTTTATATTGCCTCCACCCATCATTAAATCAAAATCATATATTTTTTTTAATTTATCAACTTCTTGAGATACAGGTTCGATCACTGTTTTATCTGGATCATCAATTAAAGCAATAATATGGGGCAATTCAACATAAGCATTTTCCCTTATTTTTACTCTAGCTGGCAGTCTCTCAATAATTGTGTCTTCAGTTGCTCTAACTAGCGATTGAGAACCTTTAGTATAATCATACTCTTCTAAATCAATCGCCATCACAAGACCTTTGCGCGTCCTATTATCAGATAATTCTCTTTCAGTATATATAAAACCTGGTTCTTGTGGAATAAGGATATTCCCTTCAATATATTCCTTCATGGTGTTATTTATCCTTTTAATCCTATCTTGTGCATCATCATCTTCTAAAAAAGCTTCAGGAAAAATTATATTAAATGTTGAAGGACTCTTACCAATATATTTTTTTACATTCTCCCAATATGCTGGCTGAGACGTATATTGATCACATGCTATAACTGCCCATTTTGAAAGATCTATACCATCGGCTGGCATCAATATTGAAGGTATGTGAACACCTATATTATTCTTCATCTTCAATTCTCCTTTTAAAATCTTGTAAAAGGTTAATTCTCCAACATTATTTTTTCAAGCTCTAATGGTTCAATATATTTACCATCTTTAAAAGCTCTCATATTACCTCCCGATATTTCATCTATTAAAGCAATATGTCTATCTTCACCTATCCTCCCAAATTCAAGCTTAATGTCATATAGTTCCATTCCCTTTGCTTTTAATTCATCTTTTACAACGCCACTGATCTTCTGAGTAAGATCCTTTAATACCTTATACTCCTCTTTTGAGAGGATACCCAGCATATCTAGCGCATCTTCCGTTATAGGAGGATCATTCCTAACATCATCCTTAAGGGTTATCTCCACAAAAGCATCTAAAGGTTGACCTTCTTTTGCATACATTCCATAACGGCGCATAAAACTTCCTGTTGCTCTATACCTGCATATTACCTCTATGCCATTTCCAAACATTGTAGCTTTTTTCACTATCATAGAAGAATTCTCAATATCAGCATCCACATAATGGGTAGGTATACCCATATTGTTTAATTTTTCAAAAAAGAATTTTGTCAATCGCAGCCCAGCTTTACCTGCACCTTCCATAGTAAGCCCCACCGTATTAGCTCCTGGATCGAATCTACCATTTTCTCCTGTTACATCATCCTTGAATTTCAATAGATATTTCTCGCCATCCATCTCATAGACATCTTTTGTCTTACCCTTGTACACTAACTTCATATTGACAGCTCCTTTCACATTTGTTTTTACTTACTTAATCATTTATTGTATTTTTATTAATTAAACATTCTTTATTTAGGTTTTTTGTTATTATACCATATTTTAATGTATAGGAATAATGATAATTTTAATAAGACGTGAAATATAATTCATACTATCCATACTCATTAATTTTAAAATTTAACACAGAAAACTATAACTTTTTAGATCTTAAAACAATCCTGCTAAACACCTAAAGATAGTAACAACTTTCTTCCTTTACTACTCGATATACAGGGACATCTATACCCACGTATATATCCCGACCCAGTTTAATATATACATATTTAATCCCGAAATGATTGACTGATCTTTTCCAAAAAACTGTTAGCTTCCTTACGATTCTTAAATGTTATCACATTTAATCTCTCACATTGTCCTATTCTATCTCTATTCTTTCCAGCAATATTCTTGGGAAATTTCCAAATATATTTTATAAATTCAAGGTCTAGCCGCTCAGGACAACCTTCTCCCATATCTGGTCGACTCTGTCCCACATTGGTAATGAGCCTCTTAAAGTATCCCACAATACAAGTCCACCTTGAAAGTTCAAAGTTTATGACCGTATCTGCCTTCGAAAGGCGTATATCCATTGAACTACCATAATTCCCGTCGATTATCCATGTATCCCCTTGAACTATTTTCCGCTGCCAAGCATAAAATTGTTCCTTCGGTGTCTCTATCCATCCAGCATTCCAATATGTTCTATCAAGATGTATAAGTGGTATAGATGTGATTTCAGCAAGCCTCCGTGAAAATGTACTCTTCCCACTTCCAGGTGATCCTATTATCATTATTCTCTTACCAATTGTCATCTCTTCCCCCCATACCATTGATTTTCAAAGTCATTTTTTCATAAAAATAATTCTCATAAGATTGAATACAACAATTGAAGAAAGCTTAGTGGATAGATACTCAAATCTTGAGATATTCTTGATACTTCTCTAACTTATCTGATAAACTGTCATTATCATCATATTTTATATTGTAGCCATTCAGACATTAAGGGTCCCCTGTTCTAATAGTCTGTACAAATGCTACATAATAATCCTGCATCCTGTGTGCTCAACAGTAGAATACTTTCAGTATGGTAAAATAATTTCGTTATGCTAAGTATATCACATTATGCAAAAAATAAATATGAACCCATAATAACTTTACCATATTTGCATACTTGTCTGCTTTACTTTTTTTATTTGCTCCATCTACTAATGCCAGCTGTCTTTTTGTGTTTTCTCACAAACTGTATAAGTATCTTCATAGAAAGCAAAAACAATGGTACTATATTTTGGGATGAATAGTTAAATGATTTAGTCATTTTTATAAAATCAGCAGCAATAGTATTACTTCAAAATATCTTTTAAAATAGGATAGACAGCTTTTGCCATATATAGCATTCCTATATCTGAAGGATGAATACCATCCACAGTACAGCTATCTGCTATTTCCTTATTAAAAAACTCATAG is from Xylanivirga thermophila and encodes:
- a CDS encoding DUF1015 domain-containing protein, which encodes MKNNIGVHIPSILMPADGIDLSKWAVIACDQYTSQPAYWENVKKYIGKSPSTFNIIFPEAFLEDDDAQDRIKRINNTMKEYIEGNILIPQEPGFIYTERELSDNRTRKGLVMAIDLEEYDYTKGSQSLVRATEDTIIERLPARVKIRENAYVELPHIIALIDDPDKTVIEPVSQEVDKLKKIYDFDLMMGGGNIKGYKIDDREMLNNIINALSELANPEIFKKKYNISSDKGILLFAVGDGNHSLATAKVHWENIKKTLSKEEIEDHPARYALVEVINLHDDDLKMEPIHRVVFNVDSKKMLKDLLDYLNAKGCEAEFRCFDTKEEMNEEYGRLGSEKGFQTFAFVTPISHGVIYIKHPRYSLEVAALDAFLNEYIKDNANIKIDYIHGGDVLDSLGSKEGNIGFFLPPIDKYDLFKIIIEEGVLPRKTFSIGEANEKRYYLECRCIRK
- a CDS encoding phosphoribosylaminoimidazolesuccinocarboxamide synthase; translation: MKLVYKGKTKDVYEMDGEKYLLKFKDDVTGENGRFDPGANTVGLTMEGAGKAGLRLTKFFFEKLNNMGIPTHYVDADIENSSMIVKKATMFGNGIEVICRYRATGSFMRRYGMYAKEGQPLDAFVEITLKDDVRNDPPITEDALDMLGILSKEEYKVLKDLTQKISGVVKDELKAKGMELYDIKLEFGRIGEDRHIALIDEISGGNMRAFKDGKYIEPLELEKIMLEN
- a CDS encoding P-loop NTPase family protein (In Listeria monocytogenes this protein binds a specific sites on DNA, influencing the topology and transcription; regulates flaA, proU and ompC; is osmoregulated), which produces MTIGKRIMIIGSPGSGKSTFSRRLAEITSIPLIHLDRTYWNAGWIETPKEQFYAWQRKIVQGDTWIIDGNYGSSMDIRLSKADTVINFELSRWTCIVGYFKRLITNVGQSRPDMGEGCPERLDLEFIKYIWKFPKNIAGKNRDRIGQCERLNVITFKNRKEANSFLEKISQSFRD